tatacacatatacatatatatacatatacaaatatatacatatatatatacatatatatatatatatatatatatatatatatatatatatatatatatatatatatacatatattatatatatatatatataatataaatacactttccaaaaatacagtcaaaccaaaaattattctgaagttttttttttttgttttttttttttacattttttactaCTGTGTGTAAAACtggtaaaactgataaaaatttggaacactttgacctgaccatgttttgcttaagtgttttctgacataattaagattttttcttttctgacacagtttaactctgagatcttgtcatatttaattaccttttttttttttttttaactatagtgaataaaccgaattaataaatgaaatgttcaaggtgtctgaatacattttggttttactgtatttatatataatatacagtgggGTCAAAATGTCTGAGACCACATTTAAGATTCAACATTTTGTCACTGACCATGTGAACTTCTTGTACaaaagttcagatttttggggtatttatttaattatctaTCAATTTTAAGCACAAGATGCTCTTTGGATCATTATCAATAATATTGAAGAACAAATCATTATGTAATTTATAATGAAAATGCATTTTCTAGTGGTCTCAGACTGCTGGACCCACTGCATGATAATTAAGTTAAAACTAATGTATTCATCTGGAAATGTGAAGCGTGTTGCACAACATGTAACGTTTGTTGTGTTTGTACAGCCTTCTAGAGGCAGTGCTTCCCCAGAGAGACTTTCAGATCCTGTTAACTAATTATTCTGATCTTCTCAGGACCTGAGGTGAGCAACTGCTTTTCACTGGAACCCAAATGTAATAGCTGAACCAGTGACATGCACAAGGGGGTGGGTGTCTTGAACGGGGCCCGTGCGTTTCCATTTCCCCCTTTCCCGGTACACGATTTCTACCGCAGGAGAACAAACACCAGTCAAAGGacatgaacagctccgaatataacgtcacgtgttgtcatctcaagtgtccggtaaatacgaggtgatgAGAACGCAGCATAAATGAaggaaacaaaaccaaaactagACGTGACAGAAGGTGGTGGAGCGGAGGCAGTCTTGGGGGAGGTTCCAGGCCCATGCAGGGGAACAGAACATGGACCAGGGCATGGCAGAGGCGGGCCTGGGTCATAGGGCATGGGCCGTGGTCCaattctgatgctcacgtgtccactgttggtCAGCATAGGtctgcactgtgtattctgacacctttctatcagaaccagcattgacttcttgagcaatttgagctacagtagctcgatCGGACCTCACGgtccagccttcgctccccacgtgcattaATGACTCTTGGCTGCCCATGATTCTGTCACCGGTTCaacactgttccttccttggaccacttttgatagatactgaccactgcagaccaggaacaccccacaagagctgcagttttggagatgctctgacccataCGTccagccatcacaatttggcccttgtcaaactcactcaaatcctgaCTCTtgaccatttttcctgcttctaacacatcaactttgagggcAAACTGTTCACTTGCTGTCTAATATATCGTgtccactaacaggtgccgtgatgaagagataatcagtgttattcacttcccctgtcagtgctcataatgttatcaGTTAGGGTTAGAAacaaaatctcaatttcaaaggTCCAAACCTGCACACAAGTTTTTGACtatatgttttataattaaatattctatAATTAAATAATGTGCCAGTGTAATTTCAGAATCATCATATTTGTTTGaattacagttttattcaatttcatcttttttttttttttttttttttataaatttgtcTGTTTTATACAATAAAATTACTTAGTTTTTGGTAATTTTAGCACTTTAAATTAAACCAAgcaaaaatgtgaaatgttgCCTTGACAGCTGGctgaaataataatttttttttttttttgtattttatttcagttcaagtttattttgttttaagtaataaaatgtttgtgcttACATTTGTACTTAAAGCTCTACAATCATCCTTCATTTATCAACTGTAGAGCATTTCCAGACCTTGGAAAACGATACTATGATGTTTCTAATTGCacttaaatagttttttttttctttctttcttagaATTACTTCTTCTCTTTCAGTGAAttagtgtgagcatgtgagaGTGAAAAGAGAGTAATTGATTTATCATGTGTTACCATGACAACACAACATTACCTTTCCTCCAATAGTAATTACATTTGCTGCTGATGAACCTTGGGGCATAAATAGGCTTGATTAAGAAAAGAAACAACAAAGAGATGAGAAATTAAGTTAGAATAATTGTTCAGCTTATATAATGCATCTGGTCAGTCTGATCGATCTGCACACTGCTTAAATGCTGTTCCGTATGACAAGGAATCTTTGATGTGAAATGACGTCAATTCACCTCAATTTCCTGTCcaatctgagaggttttttttactaaaacagCATCCCATTAGTTTCCAGGTGTCTCAAATGGCACAAAAACTCAGAACTGCAGCATCCGATCCATAAAACACCTGCCACATCCTGTGGATGTTCTAATGTTTCAAAAACCGAGAGGtatgaagatgaatgaaaagttagaaaggtttgttttttattagtaATTTCCCCAGTGCATCCACCCCCTCACTCACCTCAGCAGAGACCCACCTGATCATCTTCCAGCCTTGAGGGGTTGCCATGCACCTCTGAGTATATAAGAGACCAGAGCTCATTCAGAAAGTAAGAGagaacaagagagagagagagagatccatTCACAGACGCCAGGAAAAAAAGTGATAACCGAGAGCAGTGGAGGTGAGCTCGATACAGGCTGGAGACCCAAAGAAGAGAAGATCCAGAACTTCAACTCATCTACAAATTAAGAAAGGTAAGAAGAATATGGACAATGAAATCACTGCTTAATATTGCATCTGTCTATAAGGCTTCTATAATTTTTGAACAGTGTCAcagaaaatgtgtcatttgtctttttaaataacataatCCAAActttacaattaaaaaacaatCTGATTTTAGAGGTATGACTGAAACATGCATGACTGGGAATTCAAATTAAAGACAAAAACTGCTGAATATTTGATGATCTTGAGAATGaataagtttatttaaataactttattgttgttattattatgtattaagACTATTATTATGCATTATGACTATTATTACATATTATGATGTATTTTATGTGAAGTAAACCTATAGCTCTTCAAAATTTCTCAATagaattttatttacaaaaaatgtttcaagaaaaaaaatatctctAAAACAATAATagattttaaatgattattactactttattaaattaaagaactgctttttttacacacacacacacatataaatatatagatgtatcattatatatatattatatattatattaatatatatatatatatatatatatatatatatatatatatatatatatatatatatatatattaaatttaataattctaTTTATAATGATACATCTATTAAccatgaacacacacatacacattatttatattatatatatatgtatgtgtgtgtgtgtgcgcgtgcatgtgtttttgtgatttatgaggacagagattttaaaaatgatatgggtattacactggtattatgagataaacatgaaatatgaagacatttcatgagtcctcatattcaaaatagctttaaaaacatactaaacaatgttttattaaaagtgtaaaaatgcaagatgttttctgtgatggttaggtttaggtgtagaGGGATagatgtacagtataaaaactattacgcctatggaatgtcctcactaagatagcaaaacaaacctgtgtgtgtgtgtgtgtgtgtgtgtgtgtgtgtgtgtgtgtggatgacCAGGGTGAATCATCAAGCAATAATGTAAGgaagaaaaaaatttaattcaataacTTGATCCACTTTTCTGGTTTTTAGAGAGTATTCTTAGACCTTTTTTCTTTCCCTGTGAAATGGTGTAATATAAAACAGGATCATAAGAGGCTTTTGAACTATGATTCTGGAGTGTTTTCAGACAAGAACTGAGTCATCATCCTTTCCAAAAAACAATTTTGGTGAACTTTCATGGACAGTCTAATGAGTCTCAAACCGCAAGACTAGAGAGTCTGCAAACTGAAGCAGATTCATTTCAGTGCTGTCTTTTCATCCCTGACACAACACTGCTGTTGACGTCGTGGTGTGATATTAATGGACCACTTCCTCtcagatctgtgtgtgtgtcatgaCGTCATTATAGGTTAGCCATAAAAGACCAGGTACAAATGAATGAACAGAGTAGATAAAAGTCTTTAAGTTCACTTCTCTTCTTTCTATTAAGCACCCTGAACAGTCAAATGTCACCAATCACAGAACATTTTGGTTATATATGAAAAAGACTGAAAGCTCTTAACCGCTTCTCATAACCATATGCGACCTGCCCACACGCCATCATTGTGATTCAGTGACTCCTCAGTGCACAGATGATGGGGAGGCCATGTGATCCATTCAGCGCAATCAAATCAAAGGCGATTCAAGTAAAATACCTGAGCAATGAAACTCGTCCTTGACTTTATATATATCGCAGGCATTTTCTTTGCAGCTTTCCATTCTGAGTCATGCGAATGATACTTGAGGAATGGAAGAACTGATGAGATCTTTGTCTTGTTGCTTGTTTTCAGATGCTCTGTCCTTCCTGGGTTTTGGCTGCAGCAGTCTTGTGTTTCCACAGCCCATATGTAGACGGCCGCTGCTTGGATTTGATAGACTGCATGGGCCTTAAATCTAATGAGCAAAAATTGGTAAGATCGTTCAAAAGGCATTAATAACATGACTTTAAAGATATACGCtatttttggatttttttattgtttttgaaagaagtctcaacAAGGCTgcttcaattaaaaaaaaataaaaaatttatatatatatatatatatatatatatatatatatatatatatatatatataatattgtgaaataaccgttttctgttttaatatatattaagatgtaatttattcctgtgatcaaagctgaattttcagcatcattactccagtcttcagtgtcacatgatccttcagaaatcattctaatatcctgatttgctgctcaagaaatatttattttaaaaagtaaattttttaaggattctttgatgaatagaaagattttaaaatattttttattcagccaggatgcattaaattgatcacagtgacagtgaagacatttctaattttataagaaaagaataaaacacacagtatattttttttgtatttgtcttTTCAGTCATAtagacatatttatataatgaatTATATAATCAAAGAGACCAATCATTAAGTAACTGAGTAAATCTCACGAAAAAAGGATAACaatctgaaagaaaaaagaaattatatgcatatttgtatgaagaaaattaagaaaaaatatttttaggaTTTTTAACCTTTAAAAATTTTTCAagacattatataatatatatatatatatatatatatatatatatatatatatatatatatatatatatatatatatatatatatatatatatatatatatatattacagtgccttccacaattattggcacccttagcaAATATAAGCAAAGGCGGCTGTGataataaatctgcattgtttatccttttgatctttcattcaaaaaatgtttacaaaattctaacctttcattgaagaaaaacagttgtaagtggggggaaactcacattatgaaataaatgtttttctccaatacaagTTGGCCACACACAAatccatgacttcctgttccacaggagaataaacatgaggaaacacaaaggccaaattcccgtaatcattcataacaatgagaaaaaccaaagaatatagttctgatgtgcagcaaaagattgttgagcttcacaaaatagaaaatggctatAAGAAAagagctaaagcattgaaaatccccatttccacaatcagggcaataattaagaagtttcaatcaactaaagatgttacaaatctccctggaagaggacgtgtgtctaaatcgtcctaatatgtggtgaggaggagagtttgagtggacaaagactcttcaaggatcacagctggagaattgcagaaattagttgagtcttgagtctcagaaagcctaaaaaaatgatcaaacagcacctacatcaccaaaagttgttcaggagggtttcaagaaaaatcctctgctctcatcgagaaacaaactccagcatattcagttgtcagacaagactggaacttcaaactggaccagcttctatggtcagatgaaactaaaaaaagagctttttggcagcaaacccaccagatgggtttggtgcacatatggataaaaagtaccccatgcccgcggttaaatatactgctggatctttaatgatgtgggcctatttttctgcatcttgttcagatacatggcatcatggattctatcaaatactaaaagataaaaaaaaaaatcaaaacctgaccacctctgctagaaatccaataatgggccatggttggacaatgatccaaaacaaacataaaaaccaacacaaaaatgtatcactgatcacaaaatgaagcttctgccctggccgtcccagtcccctgacctgaaccctaaagaaaatgagtggagtgaactgaagagaagaagcaccaacatggagctggaatctgaaggatctggagagattctgcatggaGGAATGGCCTCTGATCAGGTGCTtatcttgtcaggtgttctccatactcatcaggcattatagaagaagactcagagctgttttCTTAGgaaaaaggaggttgcaaaaagttttgaagggtgccaataattgtggccaatgtgttttgtagaaaaacattaatttcataatgtgatttcccccccactttcaattcttttcttTCAAGGAAAGGTTTgatttttgcaaattttaagAATTAAAAAGGATCAAAAAGGAtgaacaatgcagatttatttctacagtcatctttgattatatttactaagggtgcctaTATATAGTGCCTATATACagtgcctatatatatatatatatatatatatatatatatatatatatatatatatatatatatatatatatatatatatatatatatatatatatatatatatatatatatatatatatataaaatgaggTTTGCTTATATATAtgcttatattttaatatattcaatatattcTTAAGTTCCATGAGATTCACCCAATTATGGTATGAGTACATATGaaaagattaaaaatacaacaatTTGAGTGCACAAAAACTAATAATCTGTTAAgctttgtaaaatgtaaaaaatgtttgttaacAAAAGCCGCATCCATGGTTAACGTATCTATGTCCTCTTGTACTCGGTCCTGACTGCAGCTGTGTATCAGGCAGTGCAGATCTGCACAAGAATCCTCCAATTACAGAAGAGTGTCTTCATCTGAACAACTGAACAGTGAAGAAGAGGTTGAGGAAGAGAGTCTCAGTTTGGCCCTACTCTTATCAGCTCTGTCTCCCGACTTGATCGAGCTTCAAGACTCCACTGGAGAAACCCCTCACAATGATGAGAGGAGGTCTTACTCAATGGAGCACTTCCGCTGGGGCAAACCCATGGGCCGTAAGCGTCGACCCGTCAAAGTCTTCACTGATGGCGCTCTGGAGGAGGAGCCGGTGGAACCAGAGGAGCCGGTGGAACCAGAGGAATTGGTGGAAAGCATCCGGGTGGAGCGAGGGCAGGGAGACAAGCTCAATATTCAAAACCGGAACAATGTCAAGAACAACGGGAAGTATCGCATGACACATTTCCGCTGGAACACACCACCTGACAAACGCTACGGAGGTTTCATGAGGCCCTTTTCAGATCAATCTAACAAGCCACTGCTTACATTCATACGAAACGTCATTGTTAAAGATGGACAGGCGTTCAAAGATTAAGAGTGGAGGGAACGGACGGAATATTTGGtgtcaaaacatttaaatgtgtcCT
This genomic window from Chanodichthys erythropterus isolate Z2021 chromosome 4, ASM2448905v1, whole genome shotgun sequence contains:
- the pomcb gene encoding proopiomelanocortin b — encoded protein: MLCPSWVLAAAVLCFHSPYVDGRCLDLIDCMGLKSNEQKLLCIRQCRSAQESSNYRRVSSSEQLNSEEEVEEESLSLALLLSALSPDLIELQDSTGETPHNDERRSYSMEHFRWGKPMGRKRRPVKVFTDGALEEEPVEPEEPVEPEELVESIRVERGQGDKLNIQNRNNVKNNGKYRMTHFRWNTPPDKRYGGFMRPFSDQSNKPLLTFIRNVIVKDGQAFKD